AGGTGCTAATTCTTATGTCCTTCATATGCTTTATAGGCCAGATAGAACTTTTTTCACATGTGCCGGTGCTTCGGAACTTTGTGGAGCATTTGAAGAGTAAAAATTTCAATGTCTGTGCTGTTTACTTGATTGATTCACAGGTTTGTTGTGTGCTTCTATTGTTTTTAACTTTGTCACTCACTACCTTTTCATTGATCACTCTCTCACAATGCCTAATTTCATTTGTTTTAGTTCATCACTGATGTGACCAAGTTTATCAGTGGATGCATGGCATCTCTTTCTGCAATGGTACAACTTGAATTGCCTCATGTTAATATCCTCTCCAAAATGGACCTCGTAACCAACAAAAAGGATATTGAAGAGTGGGCTCCTTAATCCTCTATTCCTCTTTCCTactgtatatgcatgtttttctattttatttgttttttaatatGCTGGTGTATTTTCTATTCTATTTTAACGTTCAGTTACTTGAATCCGGAGCCTCGTGCCTTGTTGTCAGAACTGAATCAACGCATGGCCCCACAGTTTTTAAAGCTAAATAAAGCTTTGATTGAACTGGTAAGTAATTAAGCATTGGTTCCGCAATGCACTTTTCATGTTTCATTATTACATCCTGTTGGTTGCATGATCTTAATTCCTTCatgaaagaattttttttaaagaggtTTGTGGAGGGAGAAGGaaagaataatttttcataacttGGACGTCGCTTTGTTTTGTGCATCTACTTGGAGTTTTAAGTTTATTTATGCATGTGTGAAATTATTTTCTACCTCTAGGAGAAAGTtcagtatatatttttattatcttactAATGTTTATTTGATTATTACTATTATAATGGTTAGTTTTTAATGGTCAGGTGGATGAGTATAGCATGGTGAATTTTGTTCCGCTTGACCTAAGGAAGGAGAGCAGGTAGTCTCTCcatttctctctcttttatGTACATGTTTAGGtgcttgatttatttattttacaaaaatgtGTATATACTTAGAATCATTATTTTTCATATGATGCaactatattttttcttttttggatgCCTTAATGGTTTGTACCTCTTTATATCCAAAATAACTACTCCCTTGGTCCCATAAAGATAAgacatttttccttttttatctgTCCCAAAATTAAATGCAACTTTGCTTTT
This genomic interval from Manihot esculenta cultivar AM560-2 chromosome 12, M.esculenta_v8, whole genome shotgun sequence contains the following:
- the LOC122721315 gene encoding GPN-loop GTPase 3-like isoform X2 — its product is MGYAQLVIGPAGSGKSTYCSSLYQHCETVGRSINIVNLDPAAENFDYPVAMDIRELISLDDVMEELGLGPNGALIYCMEELEDNLDDWLAEELENYRDDDYLVFDCPGQIELFSHVPVLRNFVEHLKSKNFNVCAVYLIDSQFITDVTKFISGCMASLSAMVQLELPHVNILSKMDLVTNKKDIEDYLNPEPRALLSELNQRMAPQFLKLNKALIELFLMVRWMSIAW